A genomic segment from Nonomuraea helvata encodes:
- a CDS encoding DUF6113 family protein yields MEHRSQAESALGGAAYGMLFVLGVVMGVVGGFTHPVLLWQAEPLPVPVSAIGWVLALLGVCLGAGKLMRARLGAFVTALGWLLVTMPFTLQLGGGDLVIAEGAPGYVYLYGGLAAIVAAYLLSPTSRGGSWLLHGYPQKNSM; encoded by the coding sequence ATGGAACATCGCAGCCAGGCCGAGTCGGCCCTCGGTGGGGCGGCGTACGGCATGCTGTTCGTGCTCGGTGTCGTCATGGGGGTCGTGGGCGGTTTCACGCATCCGGTGCTGCTGTGGCAGGCCGAGCCCCTCCCCGTCCCCGTTTCCGCGATCGGGTGGGTGCTGGCGTTGCTGGGGGTCTGCCTGGGGGCGGGCAAGCTGATGCGGGCCAGGCTCGGGGCCTTCGTCACGGCGCTCGGATGGCTGCTGGTGACGATGCCGTTCACGCTGCAGCTGGGCGGAGGGGACCTCGTGATCGCGGAGGGCGCGCCCGGGTACGTGTACCTTTACGGAGGTTTGGCGGCGATTGTGGCCGCCTATCTGCTTTCGCCCACGTCACGGGGTGGATCGTGGCTCTTGCATGGGTACCCTCAGAAGAACTCTATGTAG
- a CDS encoding flavin reductase family protein: protein MHSIERPVDPATYRKVVGRFATGVAIVTTRVDGLDHAMTVNSFTSVSLDPLLVLFCAEKVARFHDAVMEAGVWGVSVLPASMEDASRFFAHRGRPLNGQLVRWSHHRGASGVALFDGALATIECATTAVHDGGDHSIVVGGVTALDTPADGAPLLYHDGQYKTL from the coding sequence GTGCATTCGATCGAGCGGCCGGTGGACCCGGCAACGTACCGCAAGGTAGTCGGCCGCTTCGCCACCGGGGTCGCGATCGTCACGACCAGGGTGGATGGCCTCGATCATGCGATGACGGTCAATTCGTTCACCTCCGTCTCCCTCGATCCGCTCCTCGTGCTGTTCTGCGCGGAGAAGGTGGCCCGGTTCCATGACGCGGTGATGGAGGCGGGGGTGTGGGGGGTCTCCGTGCTGCCCGCGTCCATGGAGGACGCCTCGCGCTTCTTCGCCCATCGGGGAAGACCGCTGAACGGGCAGCTCGTACGGTGGTCGCATCACCGGGGGGCGTCGGGGGTGGCGTTGTTCGACGGAGCCCTCGCCACGATCGAGTGCGCTACGACGGCGGTGCACGACGGCGGGGATCATTCGATCGTGGTGGGCGGGGTGACGGCGCTCGACACACCCGCGGACGGGGCGCCGCTGCTGTACCACGACGGGCAGTACAAGACCCTCTAG
- a CDS encoding alpha/beta fold hydrolase encodes MFKPLTITLTLGALLGAVLHAPATAAAADGPPEWQACPNDKIGMACADLQVPVDWQKPDGRKITLKLGRLKATGKSEGSVLVSYGGPGGPGIAITQSSPDWWAKLRERMDIVTWDTRGYGEQFGGLSTGLPCTWTRIPIPDFPRDDADFGRLSDTNRGYAEACRHKDPELFANMSSADQARDMEAIRKALGEEKLNYYGSSYAGFYGQAYARLFPNQVRTMVLDGTWSHSAADWEGELEELAKSNEQFLRRFFAWCATDDCGDVPALWPKLIARAERTPIPTKTANVAYKARDLQSFAVALARQGAPAWPKLAQAIRKAAKGDASDFVPERGARYPDQATGVTECADWPRFANRAEMSATTKRLLRVAPNTGTANTIASATLGCIGWPQPVSNPPAPLPKGLPPMLGAGAWGESDAVERVLSQVPGSATIHHDGPGHTLYGFNACARDHIDRYFTDRTVPPAKTQC; translated from the coding sequence ATGTTCAAGCCCCTCACCATCACCCTGACGCTCGGGGCCTTGCTCGGCGCGGTCCTGCACGCCCCAGCGACGGCGGCGGCCGCCGACGGCCCTCCAGAGTGGCAGGCCTGCCCCAATGACAAGATCGGCATGGCATGTGCCGACCTCCAGGTCCCGGTCGACTGGCAGAAACCCGACGGCCGCAAGATCACCCTCAAGCTGGGCCGCCTCAAGGCCACCGGCAAGTCGGAAGGCTCGGTCCTGGTGTCCTACGGCGGCCCGGGCGGGCCCGGCATCGCGATCACCCAGTCCAGCCCCGACTGGTGGGCGAAGCTCCGCGAACGCATGGACATCGTCACGTGGGACACACGCGGCTACGGCGAGCAGTTCGGCGGCCTCAGCACGGGCCTGCCGTGCACGTGGACCCGCATCCCCATCCCCGACTTCCCCCGGGACGACGCCGATTTCGGCCGCCTGTCCGACACCAACCGCGGTTACGCGGAGGCCTGCCGGCACAAGGACCCCGAGCTGTTCGCCAACATGAGCTCGGCAGATCAGGCCAGAGACATGGAGGCGATCCGGAAGGCCCTGGGAGAGGAGAAGCTCAACTACTACGGCTCCTCCTACGCGGGCTTCTACGGCCAGGCCTACGCCCGCCTCTTCCCCAACCAGGTCCGCACGATGGTCCTGGACGGCACCTGGAGCCACAGCGCCGCCGACTGGGAGGGCGAGCTGGAGGAGCTGGCCAAGTCCAACGAGCAGTTCCTGCGACGTTTCTTCGCCTGGTGCGCCACCGACGACTGCGGCGACGTCCCCGCTCTCTGGCCCAAGCTGATCGCCCGAGCCGAGCGCACCCCCATCCCCACCAAGACCGCCAACGTCGCCTACAAGGCCCGCGACCTGCAGAGCTTCGCCGTCGCCCTGGCCCGTCAAGGCGCCCCGGCCTGGCCCAAGCTGGCCCAGGCCATCCGCAAGGCCGCCAAGGGCGACGCCTCTGACTTCGTGCCTGAGCGGGGCGCCCGCTACCCCGACCAAGCCACGGGTGTCACGGAATGCGCCGACTGGCCGCGCTTCGCCAACCGCGCCGAAATGTCCGCCACCACGAAACGCCTGCTCCGCGTGGCCCCCAACACCGGCACCGCCAACACGATAGCCTCGGCGACCCTGGGCTGTATCGGCTGGCCCCAGCCCGTCAGCAACCCACCCGCCCCTCTCCCGAAGGGCCTGCCGCCAATGCTGGGAGCGGGTGCGTGGGGCGAGTCGGACGCGGTGGAACGCGTCCTGTCCCAGGTGCCGGGCAGCGCCACCATCCACCACGACGGCCCCGGCCACACGCTGTACGGGTTCAATGCCTGCGCCCGCGACCACATCGACCGCTACTTCACCGACCGCACCGTCCCACCCGCCAAGACGCAGTGCTGA
- a CDS encoding MarR family winged helix-turn-helix transcriptional regulator, with translation MTLPEPSTHAAAADSEALAAAERNLCGLVNALARQIEGHIRERAGALNLTAAQAVALRELTGPLTMRDLADRMGCEPSNATFVVDRLEEQGIVERRPHPSDRRAKQLVLTSEGVALRDRLLGLLTEGSPLAKITPQEQATLNDLLLRALQ, from the coding sequence ATGACGCTGCCCGAGCCGTCCACCCATGCCGCCGCCGCCGACAGTGAGGCGCTGGCCGCTGCCGAGCGGAACCTGTGCGGGCTCGTCAACGCCCTGGCCAGGCAGATCGAAGGCCACATCAGGGAGCGGGCCGGCGCCCTGAACCTGACCGCCGCTCAAGCAGTGGCGCTGCGTGAGCTCACCGGCCCGCTGACCATGCGTGACCTGGCCGACCGCATGGGGTGCGAGCCGTCGAACGCCACGTTCGTCGTCGACCGGTTGGAGGAACAGGGCATCGTCGAACGGCGCCCCCACCCGAGCGACCGCCGGGCCAAACAACTCGTGCTCACCTCCGAAGGCGTCGCCCTGCGCGACCGCCTGCTGGGCCTGCTCACCGAGGGCTCACCCTTGGCCAAGATCACGCCACAGGAGCAGGCCACCCTGAACGATCTGCTCCTCCGGGCGCTGCAGTAG
- a CDS encoding MBL fold metallo-hydrolase, whose translation MSLYEERLRRPSPIRSLEFGDLKITYVPDGVVQLKPYGWLPGTTEQDWNDNAAFLDGTGNLVGSIGGLLVEYGERALLIDAGVGPVSVPDDPGNPRIGAIHGGQLLDNLARLGRRPEEIEAVAFTHLHLDHLGWAWHPAPGSDRPAFAPAAYLFSEPEWDQRQLSIEQGTTEEMLTALTPYVRTVREGEEIFPGVRVALAPGHTAGHATYTITSGDRRLIAFGDALHTAAQIRHPDWSAAPDLDSVESTLHRHRLVKELLRPDTIGFGGHFADVVFGRAEDTADGPTWVPVA comes from the coding sequence ATGAGCCTTTACGAAGAGCGTCTGCGTCGGCCGTCCCCTATCCGTTCGCTGGAGTTCGGCGATCTGAAGATCACCTATGTTCCTGACGGTGTGGTGCAGCTGAAGCCCTACGGATGGCTGCCAGGAACGACAGAGCAGGACTGGAACGACAACGCCGCCTTTCTCGACGGCACGGGAAACCTGGTGGGCAGCATCGGCGGGTTGCTGGTGGAGTACGGCGAGAGGGCGCTGCTGATCGATGCCGGGGTTGGACCGGTGTCCGTACCCGACGACCCGGGCAACCCGCGGATCGGCGCCATCCACGGTGGTCAACTGCTTGACAACCTTGCGCGGCTGGGGCGGAGGCCAGAAGAGATCGAGGCGGTGGCCTTCACCCACCTGCACCTCGACCACCTGGGCTGGGCCTGGCACCCCGCGCCAGGGAGCGACCGGCCCGCCTTCGCCCCGGCTGCCTACCTGTTCAGCGAGCCCGAATGGGATCAGCGCCAGCTGAGCATCGAGCAGGGCACGACCGAGGAGATGCTCACCGCGCTGACGCCATATGTGCGCACTGTGCGAGAGGGCGAGGAGATCTTCCCGGGTGTTCGGGTGGCGCTGGCTCCCGGGCACACGGCCGGGCATGCCACGTACACGATCACGTCCGGCGACCGGCGGCTGATCGCTTTCGGCGACGCCCTGCACACCGCGGCCCAGATCCGCCATCCGGACTGGTCCGCCGCCCCGGACCTGGACTCGGTGGAGTCGACCCTGCACCGGCACCGGCTGGTCAAGGAACTGCTGCGACCCGACACGATCGGCTTCGGCGGGCACTTCGCCGACGTGGTGTTCGGCCGCGCCGAGGACACCGCCGACGGCCCCACCTGGGTCCCCGTGGCCTGA
- a CDS encoding ABC transporter ATP-binding protein — MAREILPVADRKQVRAYARRLTLRYPRRLALALALHGLAAVAGLVVPWQLGGLVQDVQYGAEVNVAVVAAAIGGFLLLQGVLVRYAVLASARLGEKVLAELREEFVNRVLGLPLSTVERAGSGDLITRTSRDVDSLSRTVRNAVPETLIALVTFLITIGALLLVSPLLMLPMLITGPVIWISTRWYLKRARDGYLRENAAYADMTEGLAETVEGARAVEALGLQARRRARTDGDISRSFAAERYTLGLRTRWYPAVELGYVIPVVTTLLVGGLFYANGWVALSQVATATLYAQQLIDPLDRFLSWIDELQVGGASMARLLGVSNVPDDRVSGASRPSGELLEAAGVRYAYREGRDVLHGVSLTVRPGERLAMVGPSGAGKSTLGRLLAGIHGPRTGSVTVGGVPLVDLPLGELRGHVALVTQEHHVFKGSLRDNLLIARPDADDAAVRKALEAVDALDWVLALPSGLETEVGSGGLAVSPAQAQQLALARLVLADPHTLVLDEATSLIDPRAARHLERSLAAVLDGRTVIAIAHRLYTAHDADRVAVVEDGRISELGSHEELVAKGGSYAALWTSWHGTPTTISS; from the coding sequence ATGGCTCGTGAGATCCTGCCGGTCGCCGACCGGAAACAGGTGCGCGCCTACGCCAGGCGGCTGACGCTCCGCTACCCGCGCCGGCTTGCGCTCGCGCTCGCCCTGCACGGGCTGGCGGCCGTCGCGGGTCTGGTCGTGCCGTGGCAGCTCGGCGGGCTGGTGCAGGACGTCCAGTACGGCGCCGAGGTGAACGTCGCCGTCGTGGCCGCCGCCATCGGCGGCTTCCTGCTGCTGCAGGGCGTGCTCGTACGGTACGCGGTGCTGGCCTCGGCCAGGCTCGGCGAGAAGGTGCTGGCCGAGCTCCGGGAGGAGTTCGTGAACCGGGTGCTCGGGCTGCCGCTCTCCACGGTCGAGCGGGCCGGGTCCGGTGACCTGATCACGCGTACCTCCCGTGACGTGGACTCGCTGTCCCGGACCGTACGGAACGCCGTGCCGGAGACGCTGATCGCCCTGGTCACCTTCCTGATCACGATCGGCGCGCTGCTCCTGGTCAGTCCGCTGCTCATGCTGCCGATGCTGATCACCGGGCCGGTGATCTGGATCTCCACCCGGTGGTACCTGAAACGGGCGCGGGACGGCTATCTCCGTGAGAACGCCGCCTATGCCGACATGACCGAAGGACTGGCCGAAACCGTCGAAGGTGCCCGGGCCGTGGAGGCGCTCGGGCTTCAGGCGCGCCGCCGAGCGCGTACCGACGGCGACATCAGCCGCTCTTTCGCGGCCGAACGGTACACGCTCGGGCTCCGCACCAGGTGGTATCCCGCGGTCGAGCTGGGATATGTGATCCCGGTCGTGACCACCTTGCTGGTCGGCGGCCTGTTCTACGCCAACGGGTGGGTGGCGCTCTCCCAGGTGGCCACCGCCACGCTCTACGCGCAGCAGCTGATCGACCCCCTGGACAGGTTCCTGAGCTGGATCGACGAGCTGCAGGTGGGCGGGGCGTCCATGGCCCGGCTGCTGGGCGTGTCCAACGTGCCCGACGACCGGGTGTCCGGCGCCTCGCGCCCCTCCGGGGAGCTGCTGGAGGCGGCCGGCGTCCGTTACGCGTACCGCGAGGGCCGCGACGTGCTGCACGGGGTGTCCCTGACCGTCCGCCCCGGGGAGCGGCTGGCCATGGTGGGACCATCCGGGGCCGGCAAGTCCACGTTGGGGCGGCTGCTGGCGGGCATCCACGGGCCGCGTACCGGATCGGTGACCGTGGGCGGGGTGCCGCTCGTGGATCTGCCGCTGGGCGAGCTGCGGGGGCACGTGGCGCTGGTCACGCAGGAGCACCACGTGTTCAAGGGGTCGTTGCGCGACAACCTGCTGATCGCCCGCCCGGACGCCGACGACGCGGCCGTACGGAAGGCGCTCGAGGCGGTGGACGCGCTGGACTGGGTGCTCGCCCTGCCCTCGGGCCTGGAGACGGAAGTGGGCTCCGGAGGCCTGGCGGTGTCGCCCGCGCAGGCCCAGCAACTCGCCCTGGCCCGCCTGGTGCTCGCCGACCCGCACACGCTGGTGCTGGACGAGGCCACCTCGCTGATCGACCCTCGGGCGGCCCGGCACTTGGAGCGGTCGCTGGCCGCCGTACTGGACGGGCGCACGGTGATCGCCATCGCCCACCGGCTCTACACGGCGCACGATGCCGATCGGGTGGCTGTCGTGGAGGACGGGCGGATCAGCGAGCTGGGGTCGCACGAGGAGCTGGTGGCCAAGGGCGGGTCGTACGCGGCGCTCTGGACCAGCTGGCACGGCACTCCCACGACCATCTCCTCCTGA
- a CDS encoding ABC transporter ATP-binding protein encodes MRSLPEADPGEPDKRSPLRYLWWTARRQGAPLLAGIGFATLWWLVQALMPAALGKGIEAVTAKDTGALVLWASVLFGLGLVQAYSGIMRHRMAVYNWLAAAYRTVQLTARQAARLGATLPKRLSTGEVVSVGNSDIAHIGNSMDILLRGTGAVVAIVTVTVILISTSLPLGLLVLFGVPLMAVAVGPLLRPLHKRQARQRELTGDLSTRAADIVAGLRVLRGIGGEQVFAARYRAGSQRVRQAGVGVAGVESVLEGAQIVLPGLLIAVVTGVGASFAVAGEIPTGQLVAFYLYAVFLIGPMRTLTEAADKLTKGHVAAGRVIRILSIEPEITGGAGSSAGGVLRDSYSGVTLQPGCLTAVAADAPEDAIAIADRLGRYADGDVMFGAADLSTLPIEEVRSRILVADNGARLFTGRLRDELDVRGEATDEEVRQALHAACAEDIVEALPDGLSAMVAEGGREFSGGQQQRLRLLRALLADPEVLILVEPTSAVDAHTEARIAERLAKARAGRTTLICTTSPLVLDRTDHVVYVKDGRVLAEGTHRQLLGDSPEYAATVTRGED; translated from the coding sequence ATGCGCTCCCTTCCTGAAGCCGATCCCGGCGAGCCCGACAAACGCAGCCCGCTCCGCTATCTGTGGTGGACCGCGCGGCGGCAGGGCGCACCCCTTCTCGCGGGCATCGGCTTCGCGACGCTGTGGTGGCTGGTGCAGGCGCTGATGCCGGCGGCGCTCGGCAAGGGGATCGAGGCGGTCACCGCCAAGGACACCGGGGCGCTGGTGCTCTGGGCGTCGGTCCTGTTCGGGCTGGGGCTGGTGCAGGCGTACAGCGGGATCATGCGGCACCGGATGGCGGTCTACAACTGGCTGGCCGCCGCGTACCGCACCGTCCAGCTGACCGCCAGGCAGGCCGCCCGGCTGGGCGCCACGCTGCCGAAGCGGCTCTCGACCGGCGAGGTCGTCAGCGTCGGCAACTCCGACATCGCCCACATCGGCAACTCCATGGACATCCTGCTGCGCGGCACCGGCGCCGTCGTGGCGATCGTCACCGTCACCGTGATCCTCATCTCGACCTCGCTGCCGCTGGGGCTGCTGGTCCTGTTCGGCGTGCCGCTCATGGCCGTCGCCGTCGGGCCGCTGCTCAGGCCCCTGCACAAGCGGCAGGCCAGGCAGCGCGAGCTGACCGGCGACCTGTCCACCAGGGCCGCCGACATCGTGGCGGGCCTCCGGGTGCTGCGCGGCATCGGCGGCGAGCAGGTCTTCGCCGCGCGCTACCGCGCCGGGTCCCAGCGGGTCCGGCAGGCCGGAGTAGGCGTGGCCGGGGTCGAGTCGGTGCTCGAAGGCGCCCAGATCGTGCTGCCCGGCCTGCTCATCGCGGTCGTCACCGGCGTCGGCGCCTCGTTCGCCGTCGCCGGGGAGATCCCCACGGGGCAGTTGGTCGCCTTCTACCTCTATGCCGTGTTCCTGATCGGGCCCATGCGCACGCTCACCGAGGCCGCCGACAAGCTCACCAAGGGCCACGTGGCGGCCGGGCGCGTGATCCGGATCCTGTCCATCGAGCCCGAGATCACCGGCGGCGCCGGGAGCAGCGCGGGTGGCGTGCTGCGCGACTCGTACAGCGGCGTCACCCTCCAGCCCGGCTGCCTCACGGCGGTCGCCGCCGACGCGCCCGAGGACGCCATCGCCATCGCCGACCGGCTCGGCCGCTACGCCGACGGCGATGTCATGTTCGGGGCGGCCGACCTGTCCACGCTGCCCATCGAGGAGGTCCGCTCCCGGATCCTGGTCGCCGACAACGGCGCCCGGCTGTTCACCGGCCGCCTGCGCGACGAACTGGACGTGCGCGGCGAGGCCACCGACGAGGAGGTGCGCCAGGCCCTGCACGCGGCCTGCGCCGAGGACATCGTCGAGGCCCTGCCCGACGGACTCTCCGCCATGGTGGCGGAGGGCGGGCGGGAGTTCTCGGGCGGGCAGCAGCAACGGCTCCGCCTGCTCAGGGCGCTGCTGGCCGACCCGGAGGTGCTCATCCTCGTCGAGCCCACCAGCGCCGTCGACGCCCACACCGAGGCCCGCATCGCCGAACGCCTGGCCAAGGCCAGGGCCGGCAGGACCACGCTGATCTGCACGACCAGCCCGCTGGTGCTCGACCGCACCGACCACGTCGTTTACGTGAAGGACGGGCGAGTGCTGGCGGAGGGCACGCACCGGCAACTGCTGGGCGACTCGCCGGAGTACGCCGCGACCGTGACGCGCGGAGAGGACTGA
- the narJ gene encoding nitrate reductase molybdenum cofactor assembly chaperone — MNRAVIWQAAAHLLAYPDERFWRRLPLIREAAEPHFGTFLSQVSELGPGELAAHYVETFDLHRRCCLYLTYYTDGDTRRRGRSLAALKQRYRAAGWELMDDELPDFLPVMLEFAAHDHSGAALLMEHRPGLELLLTALTDRDSPYAYVIGAVCATLPPITAAERLQATRLAQGGPPAETVGGYL; from the coding sequence ATGAACAGGGCCGTGATCTGGCAAGCCGCCGCGCATCTCCTCGCCTACCCCGACGAGCGCTTCTGGCGCCGCCTCCCGCTGATCAGGGAGGCCGCCGAGCCGCATTTCGGGACGTTCCTGTCGCAGGTCTCCGAGCTCGGCCCCGGCGAGCTGGCCGCGCACTACGTGGAGACGTTCGACCTGCACCGGCGCTGCTGCCTCTATCTGACCTACTACACCGACGGCGACACCCGCCGCCGCGGCCGCTCGCTGGCCGCGCTGAAACAGCGCTACCGCGCGGCCGGGTGGGAGCTCATGGACGACGAGCTGCCCGACTTCCTGCCGGTGATGCTGGAGTTCGCCGCGCACGATCACTCCGGCGCCGCGCTGCTCATGGAGCACAGGCCGGGGCTGGAGCTGCTGCTCACCGCCCTGACCGACCGCGACTCACCGTACGCGTACGTGATCGGCGCGGTCTGCGCGACCCTCCCGCCGATCACCGCCGCGGAACGGCTCCAGGCCACGCGCCTGGCGCAGGGCGGGCCGCCCGCCGAGACCGTAGGAGGCTACCTGTGA